Proteins encoded in a region of the Salinicoccus sp. RF5 genome:
- a CDS encoding ABC-F family ATP-binding cassette domain-containing protein — MLQVIDVSLRFGDRKLFEDVNIKFTPGNCYGLIGANGAGKSTFLKILSGEMEAQTGHVSMGKDERLAVLKQDHFGYEEYRVLDVVMMGHAKLWEVMNEKNEIYMKPDFSDEDGIRAAELEGEYGEMGGWTAESDAESLLHGLGIDSTLVDKNMSELENNQKVKVLLAQSLFGNPDVLLLDEPTNGLDIQAIQWLEEFLINFDNTVIVVSHDRHFLNNVCTHIADLDFGKIQLYVGNYDFWYQSSQLALQMAQDQNKKKEEKIKELKDFVARFSANASKSKQATSRKKTLEKIELDDIKPSSRRYPFVKFTPEREIGNDLLYVKGLTHSVDGNKVLDNVSFTLDPYDKAVLIGSSEIARTTLLRILAGEVTPDEGEVKWGVTTSQSYMPKDNSEYFEGVDTNLVDWLRQYAPPEEQTETFLRGFLGRMLFSGEEAKKKASVLSGGEKVRAMLSKMMLSKANVILLDEPTNHLDLESITAVNDGLKDFKGSIIFTSHDFEFINTITNKVIELKDSGAIVKESTYEEYLKDQGLIKS, encoded by the coding sequence ATGCTACAGGTTATAGATGTTAGTCTGAGGTTTGGCGACCGCAAACTGTTTGAAGATGTAAATATAAAGTTCACTCCGGGCAACTGCTACGGGCTGATCGGTGCGAATGGTGCCGGAAAATCCACATTCCTCAAGATACTTTCAGGAGAAATGGAGGCGCAGACCGGCCATGTGAGCATGGGGAAGGATGAGCGTCTTGCAGTCCTGAAACAGGACCATTTCGGATACGAGGAATACCGTGTGCTGGATGTTGTAATGATGGGCCACGCAAAACTTTGGGAAGTCATGAATGAAAAGAATGAAATATATATGAAGCCGGACTTCTCCGATGAGGATGGAATACGTGCTGCAGAACTCGAAGGCGAATACGGCGAAATGGGCGGCTGGACGGCCGAATCCGATGCTGAAAGCCTGCTGCATGGCCTCGGCATAGATTCAACCCTCGTGGACAAGAACATGTCCGAGCTCGAAAACAATCAGAAAGTCAAAGTCCTGCTTGCACAAAGCCTGTTCGGCAACCCTGATGTCCTGCTCCTCGATGAGCCGACCAACGGCCTCGACATACAGGCGATCCAATGGCTTGAAGAATTCCTCATCAATTTCGACAATACTGTCATCGTGGTTTCCCACGACCGTCATTTCCTTAATAATGTGTGTACACATATTGCCGACCTCGACTTCGGAAAGATACAGCTGTATGTAGGCAACTATGATTTCTGGTACCAATCCAGCCAACTGGCGCTGCAGATGGCCCAGGATCAGAACAAGAAGAAGGAAGAGAAAATCAAGGAACTGAAGGACTTCGTTGCACGGTTCAGTGCGAATGCCTCCAAATCCAAGCAGGCGACAAGCCGTAAGAAGACGCTTGAGAAGATTGAACTCGATGACATCAAGCCATCTTCCAGAAGGTACCCGTTTGTGAAGTTCACGCCTGAACGTGAAATCGGCAACGACCTGCTCTATGTAAAAGGGCTCACGCACAGTGTCGACGGAAACAAAGTGCTGGATAACGTCAGCTTCACACTCGATCCATATGACAAGGCCGTCCTGATCGGCTCCTCTGAAATTGCACGCACCACCCTCCTCCGTATCCTGGCCGGTGAAGTCACTCCGGATGAAGGTGAAGTCAAATGGGGCGTGACGACAAGCCAGAGCTATATGCCGAAGGACAACTCGGAATATTTCGAAGGCGTTGATACGAACCTTGTCGACTGGCTGCGCCAGTATGCGCCACCCGAAGAACAGACGGAAACCTTCCTGAGAGGCTTCCTCGGAAGGATGCTCTTCAGCGGCGAAGAAGCCAAGAAGAAGGCAAGCGTATTATCCGGTGGGGAAAAAGTCCGTGCAATGCTGTCGAAGATGATGCTCTCAAAGGCGAACGTCATCCTGCTCGACGAACCGACCAACCACCTGGACCTCGAAAGCATCACTGCAGTGAATGACGGACTGAAAGACTTCAAGGGCTCCATCATCTTCACTTCCCATGACTTTGAATTCATCAACACGATCACGAACAAGGTCATTGAACTGAAGGACTCCGGTGCAATCGTCAAAGAGTCCACCTATGAGGAATACCTGAAAGACCAGGGTCTCATAAAATCATAA
- a CDS encoding aspartate kinase, with protein sequence METSVLKFGGTSVGDFDKIKEIANELKSRVSRGEKLIVVVSAMGGTTDELLLNANSLSSTPKEDHVALLLTTGEQQTISYLSIILDDLGIRTKAMTGYQAGIKTFGGHMKSRIADIDQKHLEAALDNHDVVVIAGFQGINDEMEITTLGRGGSDTTAVAIAARCNMPCEIYTDVDGVYATDPRVYEEAGRIYEITYDEMMEMSALGAGVLETRCIEIAKNHSIPLYLGRTLSDEKGTWIMEDTQVLERKAVTGVALDSDIIHVTLYEPERESTLIFDLFEKFEAHDINIDMISQVVNSEGFQLSFTVKGNESYRLDEIFEAVERLHPEMVMDVRTNHSKVSIIGSGMRDMTGVASRAFMALQQAGIPFYQTTTSEISISYVVDGEKDRQAVEVLAKKFNL encoded by the coding sequence ATGGAAACGAGCGTTTTGAAATTTGGAGGAACATCTGTCGGTGATTTCGACAAGATAAAGGAAATTGCGAATGAATTGAAATCAAGGGTGTCCAGGGGCGAGAAGCTGATCGTCGTAGTCAGTGCAATGGGTGGTACTACAGATGAGCTGCTGTTGAACGCAAACAGCCTCTCCTCCACTCCCAAGGAGGATCATGTGGCACTGCTTCTGACGACAGGAGAACAGCAGACGATCTCCTACCTCTCGATCATCCTCGATGACCTGGGCATCCGGACAAAGGCGATGACAGGCTATCAGGCAGGCATAAAGACATTTGGCGGCCACATGAAAAGCAGGATCGCGGATATTGACCAGAAGCATCTGGAAGCCGCATTGGATAACCACGATGTCGTCGTAATCGCCGGATTCCAGGGCATCAACGATGAAATGGAGATCACCACACTCGGCCGCGGAGGTTCCGACACGACAGCGGTGGCCATAGCAGCCCGGTGCAACATGCCGTGTGAAATATATACGGATGTGGATGGTGTCTATGCGACCGACCCGCGTGTATATGAAGAGGCAGGAAGGATCTATGAAATCACCTACGATGAAATGATGGAAATGAGTGCCCTCGGGGCAGGCGTTCTTGAAACACGGTGCATAGAGATCGCAAAGAACCATTCGATCCCCCTCTACTTGGGCCGCACACTATCAGATGAGAAAGGAACATGGATCATGGAAGATACACAAGTTCTCGAAAGGAAGGCAGTAACCGGTGTGGCGCTCGACAGTGACATCATTCATGTCACCCTGTACGAACCGGAAAGGGAGTCGACCCTCATCTTCGATCTTTTCGAAAAGTTCGAGGCCCATGACATCAACATCGATATGATCTCCCAGGTGGTGAACAGTGAAGGGTTCCAGTTGTCCTTCACCGTCAAGGGAAATGAATCCTATCGCCTGGATGAGATATTCGAAGCGGTCGAACGCCTCCACCCGGAGATGGTGATGGATGTCAGGACAAACCACTCAAAAGTTTCAATCATCGGTTCCGGGATGCGTGATATGACCGGTGTCGCCTCACGGGCGTTCATGGCATTGCAGCAGGCCGGCATCCCCTTCTATCAGACGACGACTTCGGAAATCAGCATTTCCTATGTCGTGGATGGTGAAAAGGACAGGCAGGCAGTCGAAGTATTGGCGAAAAAATTCAATCTATAA
- a CDS encoding aspartate-semialdehyde dehydrogenase, translating into MVKVAIVGATGVVGSKMIEMFEQYEIAADELVLFSSPRSAGKEVEVQGQMYTVRELTEEAAKEGFDYVIMSAGGGTSKHFAPLFEEGGAIVIDNSSQWRMHEDIDLIVPEINRPVLDRRIIANPNCSTIQSVVALQPLKEKFGLKRVHYTTYQAVSGSGVGGLRDLEEGAKGEAPTTYPHPIHDNVLPHIDVFQEDGYTKEERKMIDETQKILSQPDLAVTATCVRVPVTNSHAVQINVTLDKEATVEEVREAFKGIPHIKLVDNPENNEYPTPLDSTGKSEVFVGRIRKDESLENTFHIWCTADNLLKGAAQNTVQILKMMMETESVQNG; encoded by the coding sequence ATGGTCAAGGTAGCAATAGTTGGAGCGACGGGTGTCGTCGGAAGTAAAATGATAGAAATGTTCGAACAGTACGAGATAGCAGCAGATGAGCTTGTCCTCTTCTCTTCCCCACGATCTGCAGGCAAGGAGGTCGAGGTGCAGGGACAGATGTATACAGTCCGGGAATTGACTGAGGAAGCGGCAAAGGAAGGCTTCGATTATGTCATCATGAGTGCCGGCGGCGGTACAAGCAAGCACTTCGCCCCACTATTTGAAGAAGGCGGCGCGATTGTGATAGACAACTCAAGCCAATGGCGGATGCATGAGGACATCGACCTGATCGTACCGGAAATCAACAGGCCCGTCCTTGACCGCAGGATCATCGCCAACCCGAACTGCTCCACAATCCAGTCTGTTGTCGCCCTTCAGCCGCTGAAGGAGAAATTTGGCCTCAAGAGGGTGCATTACACGACATACCAGGCAGTATCCGGCTCGGGTGTCGGCGGCCTGCGCGACCTTGAAGAAGGGGCGAAGGGAGAAGCGCCGACGACCTACCCGCACCCAATCCATGATAATGTCCTTCCGCATATAGACGTCTTCCAGGAAGATGGCTATACGAAAGAGGAAAGGAAGATGATCGACGAAACACAGAAGATCCTGAGCCAGCCAGACCTCGCCGTTACAGCAACTTGCGTCCGCGTACCTGTTACAAACAGCCATGCCGTGCAGATCAACGTCACTCTGGACAAGGAAGCGACGGTCGAAGAAGTGCGTGAAGCATTCAAGGGCATTCCCCATATCAAACTGGTGGACAACCCGGAGAACAATGAGTATCCGACTCCCCTTGACAGCACTGGAAAAAGCGAAGTCTTCGTCGGGCGCATCCGCAAGGACGAGTCACTCGAAAACACATTCCATATATGGTGTACAGCAGACAACCTTCTCAAAGGCGCAGCGCAGAATACGGTACAGATCCTAAAAATGATGATGGAAACGGAGAGTGTTCAAAATGGATAG
- the dapA gene encoding 4-hydroxy-tetrahydrodipicolinate synthase, giving the protein MDSDIIFEGIGVAITTPLTNDEVDYAAFRKHIEYLIDNNVQAIIVNGTTGESPTLSSEEARELLKVGVDTVAGRVPVIAGTGTNSTRASIELSKYAAEIGADALMLITPYYNKSNQSGLYQHFTKIADSTELPVVLYNVPGRTGMTIEPDTVAELSRHPHIVALKDAVGNLEYTKEVLELTSDQNFILYSGNDDNMHDFCQLGGKGLISVVGNIIPGELQEVYESIKNGSGDSQEKFDALMPMIEAVQVDVNPIPVKAMTSELGFGNYELRLPLVPLEEEALNEVIQTMRKFKEGSFV; this is encoded by the coding sequence ATGGATAGCGATATTATTTTTGAAGGTATTGGCGTAGCAATCACGACCCCTCTGACGAATGACGAAGTGGATTATGCGGCGTTCAGGAAGCATATCGAGTATCTGATCGACAACAATGTCCAGGCGATCATCGTAAATGGTACAACCGGCGAGTCCCCTACACTGTCTTCAGAGGAAGCGCGCGAACTGCTCAAGGTGGGTGTGGATACGGTCGCAGGCAGGGTTCCTGTCATCGCAGGCACCGGTACAAACTCGACCCGTGCCAGCATAGAACTGTCCAAATATGCAGCAGAGATCGGCGCAGATGCCTTGATGCTCATTACGCCCTACTACAACAAAAGCAATCAGAGCGGCCTCTATCAGCATTTCACCAAAATTGCAGACAGCACGGAGCTTCCGGTCGTCCTCTACAACGTCCCTGGCAGGACGGGCATGACCATCGAGCCGGATACGGTTGCAGAACTGAGCAGGCATCCGCACATCGTGGCATTGAAAGATGCTGTGGGCAACCTCGAATACACCAAAGAAGTGCTCGAACTGACGTCAGACCAGAATTTCATCCTTTACAGCGGTAATGACGACAATATGCACGATTTCTGCCAGCTGGGTGGAAAAGGACTGATTTCGGTCGTCGGCAACATCATTCCGGGCGAGCTTCAGGAAGTCTATGAAAGCATAAAGAATGGCAGCGGGGATTCACAAGAGAAGTTCGACGCCCTGATGCCGATGATCGAAGCCGTACAGGTGGATGTCAATCCGATTCCTGTCAAAGCGATGACGAGTGAACTTGGTTTCGGCAATTATGAACTCAGGTTGCCGCTTGTTCCCCTCGAAGAGGAGGCATTGAATGAAGTGATTCAGACAATGAGAAAATTCAAGGAGGGTTCCTTCGTATGA
- the dapB gene encoding 4-hydroxy-tetrahydrodipicolinate reductase: MKILLIGYGTMNKITARLAEEEGHEIVGIIAGSGKDAPYPAFGTIDAAEADVAIDFSHPELLLPLLEDEVKTPLVIATTGQKEEIVSILKEKSTSLPVFFSANMSYGVHVMNTLLKKALTMLDEFDLEMVERHHNKKVDAPSGTLVKLLDTALEHRDESYPVYDRSNVHEKRKKEEIGVSAIRGGSIVGTHDVIFAKDDEVIEITHQAQSKEIFANGALKAANVLVNRPNGFYDYNNLFEER; encoded by the coding sequence ATGAAGATCCTTCTCATAGGCTACGGCACAATGAACAAAATCACAGCAAGACTTGCCGAGGAAGAGGGTCATGAGATAGTCGGAATCATCGCAGGCAGCGGCAAGGATGCCCCCTACCCTGCGTTCGGGACGATTGACGCGGCAGAGGCCGATGTCGCTATCGACTTCTCGCATCCAGAGCTTCTGCTCCCACTGCTTGAGGATGAGGTGAAGACGCCCCTCGTAATCGCCACGACGGGGCAGAAGGAGGAAATCGTCTCCATACTGAAGGAAAAAAGCACTTCCCTGCCGGTATTCTTCAGTGCCAATATGAGCTACGGTGTCCATGTGATGAATACGCTGCTCAAGAAGGCGTTGACGATGCTGGATGAATTCGACCTGGAGATGGTGGAACGCCACCACAACAAAAAGGTCGATGCACCAAGCGGCACCCTCGTCAAGCTGCTGGATACGGCTCTGGAGCACCGCGATGAAAGTTATCCGGTCTATGACAGATCCAATGTCCACGAGAAGCGGAAGAAGGAAGAAATCGGCGTCAGTGCGATCCGTGGCGGTTCCATTGTAGGTACGCATGATGTTATATTTGCCAAAGATGATGAAGTCATCGAAATCACCCATCAGGCGCAATCCAAGGAAATATTTGCGAATGGCGCACTCAAGGCCGCAAATGTCCTGGTCAATCGTCCGAACGGCTTTTACGACTACAATAATTTATTCGAGGAGAGATAG
- the dapD gene encoding 2,3,4,5-tetrahydropyridine-2,6-dicarboxylate N-acetyltransferase produces MENFTAEEIIQYISNAHKVTPVKVYVNGNFEGVEFPDTLKVFGSETSKTIFADLADWKAFEEYNKDIITDIEVEMDRRNSAIPLKDLSETNARIEPGAFIRENAVIEDGAVVMMGATINIGAIVGEGTMVDMNASLGGRAVTGKNVHVGAGSVLAGVIEPPSASPVVIEDDVLIGANAVILEGVRVGKGAIVAAGAIVTDDVPAGAVVAGTPAKVIKQSQDVDSSKREIVSALRKLND; encoded by the coding sequence ATGGAAAACTTTACAGCAGAAGAAATCATCCAGTACATCAGTAATGCACACAAGGTGACGCCAGTGAAAGTCTACGTCAACGGAAACTTTGAAGGCGTGGAATTCCCGGATACACTCAAGGTGTTCGGCAGCGAAACATCAAAGACGATCTTTGCAGATCTGGCGGACTGGAAAGCATTTGAAGAGTACAACAAGGACATCATCACAGACATTGAAGTTGAAATGGACAGAAGGAACTCTGCGATTCCGCTGAAAGACCTGTCAGAAACAAATGCACGCATAGAGCCGGGCGCGTTCATCCGTGAGAATGCAGTGATTGAAGATGGTGCAGTCGTCATGATGGGTGCAACGATCAATATCGGTGCAATCGTCGGTGAAGGCACTATGGTTGATATGAATGCCTCCCTCGGCGGACGTGCTGTTACAGGGAAGAATGTCCATGTGGGTGCAGGATCGGTACTCGCCGGCGTCATAGAGCCGCCAAGTGCTTCCCCGGTAGTCATTGAAGATGATGTTCTGATCGGTGCAAATGCCGTCATCCTTGAAGGTGTAAGAGTTGGAAAAGGTGCGATTGTAGCGGCAGGCGCAATTGTTACGGATGATGTTCCAGCAGGAGCGGTTGTAGCAGGCACACCTGCAAAAGTCATCAAGCAGTCCCAGGATGTTGACAGCTCCAAGAGGGAAATCGTTTCAGCTCTGAGGAAGCTTAATGACTGA
- a CDS encoding M20 family metallopeptidase, translated as MTDLEFVTEHRRMLHQHPETSMQEYRTTEYIIEFLQQMEIPFERPLETGAVAHLSGNSNRTIAFRADIDALPIQEENDVSYRSTEDHAMHACGHDGHTAALMLFAKRCKALHDAGELKHNVIFIFQPSEETAAGANQLIDAWQPEEEIEAVFGVHMMPNEDEGKVVLRDGEITASATEFRFYVDGRSAHVAAKHDGVSAIETLLHLTTQLTQLQHFHLNGLNRNIIHIGNLNAGEAINTVASRGYLEGTIRTYEMTDLEAIKERMETLARTATELFSSKVEVTFNEGYPPVMNVDALRPSVEAALTAIDINIIDSEKPYLFGEDFSFYNRIAPSYFIFFGSRNEEKGFTSSLHTSTFDFDEAVLVKVADYYEALMEEL; from the coding sequence ATGACTGATCTTGAATTTGTGACTGAACACAGACGGATGCTGCATCAGCATCCTGAAACGAGCATGCAGGAGTATAGGACGACCGAATACATCATTGAATTCCTGCAGCAGATGGAAATACCTTTTGAACGGCCTCTTGAAACAGGGGCCGTTGCTCATCTCTCAGGAAACTCCAATCGGACGATCGCCTTCAGAGCGGATATAGATGCCCTGCCGATACAGGAGGAGAATGATGTATCCTACCGCAGCACAGAAGATCATGCCATGCATGCGTGTGGGCATGACGGCCATACGGCGGCCCTGATGCTTTTTGCCAAACGCTGTAAAGCTTTGCATGATGCAGGAGAACTGAAGCATAATGTCATATTCATTTTCCAGCCTTCCGAGGAGACAGCGGCAGGCGCCAATCAGCTGATTGATGCATGGCAGCCTGAGGAAGAAATCGAAGCGGTGTTCGGTGTCCATATGATGCCGAATGAGGATGAGGGCAAAGTGGTGCTCCGGGATGGCGAAATCACTGCAAGTGCAACTGAGTTCCGTTTCTACGTGGATGGACGGTCGGCCCATGTGGCGGCGAAGCATGACGGTGTATCAGCGATAGAGACACTGCTTCACCTCACGACGCAGCTGACACAGCTCCAGCACTTCCACCTGAATGGGCTGAACCGAAACATCATCCATATCGGAAACTTGAATGCAGGTGAAGCCATCAACACTGTTGCAAGCAGAGGCTACCTCGAAGGTACGATACGGACTTATGAGATGACGGATCTTGAGGCGATAAAGGAACGGATGGAAACATTAGCCCGCACGGCCACTGAACTGTTCAGCTCCAAGGTGGAGGTCACCTTCAATGAGGGTTATCCGCCGGTGATGAATGTGGATGCGCTGAGGCCGTCTGTAGAAGCGGCCCTGACTGCCATCGATATTAACATCATCGACAGTGAAAAACCCTACCTGTTCGGGGAGGACTTCAGTTTCTACAACCGGATTGCGCCCTCCTATTTCATATTTTTCGGAAGCCGTAATGAGGAGAAGGGATTTACAAGCAGCCTGCATACATCGACATTCGATTTCGATGAAGCGGTATTGGTGAAAGTCGCAGATTATTATGAAGCACTGATGGAAGAATTATAA
- a CDS encoding alanine racemase, producing MGGILTIDRKQFIQTAEAATVGKDVIAVVKNNAYNYGLEFSVRAFLEAGIHSFATTSMDEALEIRRISSEAMVFLMNPTYELDTVRENGFHITLPSLEYYHEYREALSGISVHLEYAGLFNRSGFSTSEEMVEVINDAHALPRHARVDIAGIWTHFGYADELDMEEYEVERELWMTLLSDVLATGHEFDYIHSQNSASFARDGLFNGHTHLRLGIALYGSRPYASLPAENYMQSLTLKAPIVQLRRLSANQKCGYGGSYQPENDAKIAVVDIGYGDGILRKRADFDCMINGKRYAIKALMMSHMIVEVDEDVTLDDEVIMYSNDLRIDDYTALGAGANSEQLGALNYNSLKKVILNDTSVYQ from the coding sequence ATGGGTGGCATACTCACAATAGACAGAAAACAGTTCATACAGACAGCCGAAGCGGCAACAGTAGGCAAAGATGTCATAGCTGTTGTCAAAAACAACGCATACAATTATGGTCTGGAATTTTCAGTAAGGGCATTTCTTGAGGCTGGCATCCATTCGTTCGCTACCACTTCAATGGATGAAGCGCTTGAGATCAGGAGGATTTCAAGCGAGGCGATGGTTTTCCTGATGAATCCGACCTATGAACTTGATACCGTCAGGGAGAATGGCTTCCATATCACCCTGCCCTCCCTCGAATATTATCATGAGTATAGGGAGGCGCTCTCCGGCATCAGTGTACATCTGGAATATGCAGGGCTCTTCAACCGTTCCGGCTTCAGCACATCTGAAGAGATGGTTGAAGTCATCAATGATGCCCATGCCCTCCCCCGGCATGCAAGGGTGGATATTGCAGGCATCTGGACCCACTTCGGCTATGCCGATGAACTGGATATGGAAGAATACGAAGTGGAAAGGGAATTATGGATGACGCTCCTTTCAGATGTCCTGGCGACAGGACATGAGTTCGATTATATCCATTCCCAGAACAGTGCAAGCTTTGCGCGTGACGGCCTGTTCAATGGCCACACCCATCTGAGGCTCGGCATCGCCCTGTACGGCTCACGACCCTATGCATCACTGCCTGCCGAAAATTACATGCAGAGTCTGACTCTGAAGGCGCCGATCGTCCAGCTGAGAAGACTTTCAGCCAACCAGAAGTGCGGTTACGGCGGGAGCTACCAGCCTGAAAACGATGCAAAGATCGCAGTGGTCGATATCGGCTATGGGGACGGCATCCTGAGAAAGCGCGCCGACTTCGACTGCATGATCAATGGGAAACGCTATGCGATCAAGGCTTTGATGATGAGCCATATGATTGTGGAAGTGGATGAAGATGTGACACTTGATGACGAAGTCATCATGTACAGCAATGATCTGCGGATCGACGACTACACGGCACTGGGTGCAGGGGCAAATTCCGAGCAACTGGGTGCGCTGAACTACAACTCTCTAAAAAAGGTGATTTTAAATGACACTAGCGTATATCAATGA
- the lysA gene encoding diaminopimelate decarboxylase, whose protein sequence is MTLAYINDELHLNGHSLKGLAAQYGTPLFVYDEDALRSQCRRFHSVFEGEALDYSISYASKAFTSIQMVKLLEEENMKLDVVSAGELYTALEAGFPAADIHFHGNNKTAEEIEYALEMGIGLFVVDAVDEVALIDRLADHPVDVLLRINPGIDVNTHSYIQTGQEDSKFGLSIHNGTAEAAIDMIHKSDKLNFKGVHYHLGSQISEEGPFLKALDVVFEWLSNASIDVEILNMGGGYGVRYTEADVRFPIEEGFSRIISKLKTLAAEYDIALPYIMIEPGRSIAAEAGTTIYEVGVVKDIPGVSRYVSIDGGMSDHIRTPLYDAEYEVLTVEAGDGESIDSHVVGKLCESGDIIGKNLPLPEDISRGDLVAVATTGAYHYSMASNYNQMRKPAVVFVTEDNVREVIRRQSLKQLVQNDVL, encoded by the coding sequence ATGACACTAGCGTATATCAATGATGAACTGCACTTGAACGGCCATTCCCTGAAAGGTTTGGCAGCACAGTATGGGACTCCCCTATTCGTCTATGACGAAGATGCACTTCGCAGCCAATGCAGAAGGTTCCACAGTGTTTTTGAAGGGGAAGCGCTGGATTATTCCATTTCGTATGCTTCAAAAGCCTTCACTTCCATACAGATGGTCAAACTTCTTGAAGAGGAGAATATGAAGCTAGACGTCGTTTCTGCGGGTGAGCTCTATACGGCACTCGAGGCAGGATTCCCGGCTGCAGACATACACTTCCATGGAAACAACAAGACGGCTGAAGAAATCGAATATGCACTTGAAATGGGTATCGGCCTGTTCGTGGTGGATGCGGTGGATGAAGTCGCGCTGATCGACAGGTTGGCTGATCACCCTGTGGACGTGCTGCTCAGAATCAATCCGGGCATCGATGTAAACACACATTCCTATATCCAGACCGGCCAGGAAGACAGCAAGTTCGGACTGTCGATCCACAATGGTACTGCTGAAGCGGCAATCGACATGATACATAAAAGCGACAAGTTGAATTTCAAGGGCGTCCATTATCATCTGGGCTCGCAGATCTCGGAAGAAGGTCCTTTCCTGAAAGCACTCGATGTCGTTTTCGAATGGCTGTCCAACGCCTCCATCGATGTTGAGATATTGAATATGGGCGGCGGCTATGGTGTCCGCTACACTGAAGCGGATGTAAGGTTTCCTATCGAGGAAGGCTTCTCAAGGATCATCAGTAAGCTGAAGACCCTTGCTGCCGAATATGACATCGCCCTCCCCTACATCATGATAGAGCCTGGACGTTCAATTGCGGCAGAAGCCGGTACGACCATTTATGAAGTTGGGGTCGTAAAGGATATTCCAGGCGTCTCAAGGTATGTATCGATTGATGGCGGAATGAGTGATCACATACGGACGCCACTGTATGATGCCGAATATGAGGTGTTGACTGTAGAGGCCGGTGACGGGGAAAGCATCGATTCACATGTCGTTGGCAAGCTGTGTGAATCTGGAGATATCATCGGCAAAAACCTTCCTCTTCCGGAGGACATCAGCCGAGGTGATCTGGTTGCGGTCGCTACCACAGGGGCCTACCACTACTCCATGGCTTCAAATTACAATCAGATGAGGAAACCGGCTGTCGTATTCGTCACTGAGGACAATGTAAGGGAAGTCATCAGGAGACAGAGTCTGAAACAGCTTGTTCAAAACGATGTGTTATAA
- the cspA gene encoding cold shock protein CspA: MKQGTVKWFNAEKGFGFIEIEGENDVFVHFSAINQEGYKSLEEGQSVEFEVVEGDRGPQAANVVKL; encoded by the coding sequence ATGAAACAAGGTACAGTAAAATGGTTCAATGCAGAAAAAGGTTTTGGCTTCATCGAAATCGAGGGTGAAAACGACGTATTCGTACACTTCTCCGCTATCAACCAAGAAGGATACAAATCCCTTGAAGAAGGTCAGTCTGTAGAATTCGAAGTTGTTGAAGGCGACCGCGGCCCACAAGCTGCAAACGTTGTTAAACTCTAA
- a CDS encoding DUF1033 family protein, translating to MFKIVILRADYEGWWLFEGWQEDIIRQFSYESETAMKDAYRDLIQKMKEQFHSFKEGKYSLLAFFNSCEMENCEDCGEDLQIFYTPMMLKDGELIA from the coding sequence ATGTTTAAGATTGTCATACTCAGGGCGGATTATGAAGGCTGGTGGCTTTTTGAGGGATGGCAGGAGGACATCATTAGGCAGTTCAGCTATGAGTCCGAAACTGCGATGAAAGACGCATACAGGGACCTCATACAGAAAATGAAAGAACAGTTCCATTCATTCAAAGAAGGAAAATACAGCCTTCTTGCCTTCTTCAATAGCTGTGAGATGGAGAATTGTGAAGACTGCGGGGAAGATCTCCAGATTTTCTATACACCGATGATGCTTAAAGACGGGGAATTAATTGCATAA
- a CDS encoding acylphosphatase: MESRMIIVSGRVQGVGFRYSTKVIADRLNITGYAANVRDYVEILATGSEADLDEFVRQVAEGASPASNVDDYSVKTIPLEDGYDRFVTK; encoded by the coding sequence ATGGAATCAAGAATGATAATCGTATCCGGACGTGTCCAGGGGGTCGGTTTCAGATATTCGACAAAAGTCATTGCAGATCGGCTGAACATCACCGGATATGCAGCAAATGTCCGGGACTATGTGGAAATACTTGCCACAGGGTCGGAAGCGGATCTGGATGAGTTCGTACGGCAAGTCGCAGAAGGCGCCTCCCCTGCTTCGAATGTTGATGACTATTCGGTCAAGACAATCCCCCTGGAAGACGGCTATGACAGATTTGTAACCAAATAG